DNA from Asanoa sp. WMMD1127:
GAGCTCAGCGGCGCGATGGTGTACGACATGCGTGCACGATTTCACACAGCGCTGCCCTGTGTGACCCGCCGTCACCCGAGGTGGGTCCACCGAGGTCACACGAAGATCGCGAGGGCGCTAACGTATCGAGCCATGTTGGTTCGGCCGACCGCGGTCTGGCGGGAGACGGTGGCGCGGGAGGCGGCCGCGCTCGCGGCCGGCAGCCTTGATCCCGCCGACGCCTTCGCGGTCGCGCTCTGGCCCGAGGCGATGATCCGCGAGACCGAGGCCGTGCTGGACCTCTTCGAGGACGACGTCACCCACCTGGTGCGCCAGCCCGCCACCGACCGCGAGCTCAGCGCCGTCATCGAGGTCACGGTGAAAGCCCTCAACGCCGTCAACGCGCGCCACGGCGGCCGCGCCTACGAGACCGGTGAGCGGGAGCTGCTCTGCGCCTACATCGAACACGTGCTCGACGACGCCGGGATCGACGTCGACGCGTTCGCCGCGCGCCACCGGCTCACCCGGCACGAGATCACCGACCGGTGGCGCACGTGGTGACGACGACTCAGCGCAGGTGGGACGTGTCGTTGACCGTCCGCACCGCCACCCCGCCGTCCGGCCAGTAGTCCACAGTCGACAACCCGGCCGGGTCCAGATAGAGCCGGTGCAGGAAGCCGTCGCCGCCCGCCAGGGCGTCCCGAAGGATGAGCTTCAGCGGCGACACGTGGGAGACCACCACGACCGCGCTCGACGGATAGGCGGACTGCAGCGCCGCCACCGCCCTGCGGGCCCGGGTCGCCACCGCCGTGAAGGACTCGCCGTCCGGCGGCGCCACCGACGGGTCCGCCAGCCACGCGTCCAGCTCAGCGGCCCAGCGCGACCGTACCTCCGCGAACGTCAGGCCTTCCCACGACCCGAAGTCGCACTCGATCAGATCGTCGTCGACGCGGACCGGCACCCCGCCGCCCAGCTCCCGGGCGATCGCCTCCGCCGTGGCCACACACCGCGACAGCGGCGAGCTCACCACCGCGACCGCGTCCGGAGCGCGGGCCGCCACGACGACCCCGGCCGCCGTCGCCTGGGCCTCCCCGACGGTCGACAACGGCACGTCGCCCCGCCCCGAATAGCGGCCCTGGGCGGTCAGCGCCGTCGCACCGTGCCGCACCAGCAGCAGCCGGGTCGCGCCCGACAGCGGCCGCGGCTCCCACGACCGGGGTGCGGACGCCGCCGCCGGCGCGGCGCTGGACACCGGGGCGATGCCCGCGGCCGCGTCCATGGCCGCGTTGGCCAAGGCGTCCGCGTGGGTGTTGCGGTCGCGCGGTATCCAGGTGAACGACACCCGGTCGAACCGGCTGACCAGCGACGCCGCCTCGGCCGCCAGGGGGCGCAGGCCGGCGTTCTTGATCTGCCAGCGGCCCGACATCTGCTCGACGACCAGCTTGGAGTCCATCCGGACGTCCACCTCGGCCGCGCCCAGGTCGACCGCGGCCTGCAGCCCGGCGATCAGACCGCGATATTCCGCCACGTTGTTCGTCGTGATCCCGAGCGCCTCCGAGCGCTCGGCCAGCACGTCACCGGAGACAGACCGGACCACCGCGCCGTAACCGGCCGGCCCCGGATTCCCCCGGGCGCCCCCGTCGGCCTCCATGACCACCCGGGTCGGCGCACTCACAGGCCGGACTCCGCGGTCCGCACCATGATCCGCCGGCATTCCTCGCAGCGGACGACCTCGTCGGGCGCCGTCGCCTTGATCCGGGCCCGGTCCGCGCCGGACAGCTCGATGCGGCACCCGCCGCAACGACCCGCGGACAGCAACGCCGCGCCCAGGCCGCCCGACGACGCCCGGATCTTGTCGTAGAGCGCCAGCAGAT
Protein-coding regions in this window:
- a CDS encoding bifunctional RNase H/acid phosphatase; protein product: MEADGGARGNPGPAGYGAVVRSVSGDVLAERSEALGITTNNVAEYRGLIAGLQAAVDLGAAEVDVRMDSKLVVEQMSGRWQIKNAGLRPLAAEAASLVSRFDRVSFTWIPRDRNTHADALANAAMDAAAGIAPVSSAAPAAASAPRSWEPRPLSGATRLLLVRHGATALTAQGRYSGRGDVPLSTVGEAQATAAGVVVAARAPDAVAVVSSPLSRCVATAEAIARELGGGVPVRVDDDLIECDFGSWEGLTFAEVRSRWAAELDAWLADPSVAPPDGESFTAVATRARRAVAALQSAYPSSAVVVVSHVSPLKLILRDALAGGDGFLHRLYLDPAGLSTVDYWPDGGVAVRTVNDTSHLR